One stretch of Siphonobacter curvatus DNA includes these proteins:
- the hisB gene encoding bifunctional histidinol-phosphatase/imidazoleglycerol-phosphate dehydratase HisB translates to MKKALFIDRDGTLIVEPQTDFQIDSLEKLEFLPKAISALRKIAEETDYELVMVTNQDGLGTDSFPEDTFWPTQNKMLQTLENEGIVFSAVHIDRSFPEQNLPTRKPGTGLLTQYLDGSYDLAHSFVIGDRLTDVRLAKNLNAKAILVEPANKESERGLLTPELEPYVALITPDWDEIYRKVRLADRIGQVQRDTKETQIFVELNLDGTGKANIQTGLGFFDHMLDQLAKHGGLDLTIKVNGDLHIDEHHTIEDTALALGEAFRKALGDKRGIARYGFLLPMDEALAQVAIDFSGRPWLVWDATFKREKIGDMPTELFHHFFKSFTDTSLTNLNIKVEGDNEHHKIEAIFKAWAKAIKMAVRREIRELNNLPSTKGVL, encoded by the coding sequence ATGAAAAAAGCCTTATTCATTGATCGGGACGGGACGTTGATCGTAGAACCCCAGACCGATTTTCAGATTGATTCCCTCGAAAAGCTGGAGTTTTTGCCCAAAGCCATCTCTGCGTTACGTAAAATAGCCGAAGAAACCGATTACGAACTGGTCATGGTAACCAACCAGGACGGATTAGGTACGGATTCCTTTCCCGAAGATACGTTCTGGCCGACGCAGAATAAGATGCTGCAAACGCTCGAAAACGAAGGGATCGTCTTTTCCGCCGTACACATTGACCGCTCGTTTCCGGAGCAAAACCTGCCGACGCGTAAGCCGGGTACTGGCCTGCTTACGCAGTACCTGGACGGGAGTTACGATCTGGCCCATAGTTTCGTGATTGGCGACCGACTCACGGACGTACGGCTGGCGAAAAACCTGAACGCGAAAGCCATTTTGGTAGAACCCGCTAACAAAGAATCGGAACGCGGCTTGCTTACGCCGGAATTGGAGCCCTACGTCGCTCTGATTACGCCCGACTGGGATGAAATTTACCGCAAAGTACGGCTGGCCGACCGCATCGGACAGGTACAGCGGGATACGAAAGAAACCCAGATTTTTGTTGAACTCAACCTGGATGGTACGGGTAAGGCCAATATTCAGACGGGACTCGGCTTTTTTGATCACATGCTCGATCAACTGGCCAAACACGGCGGTCTGGATCTGACCATTAAAGTCAACGGCGACCTGCACATTGATGAACACCATACCATCGAAGATACGGCTCTGGCCCTGGGCGAAGCGTTCCGCAAAGCCTTGGGTGATAAACGGGGCATTGCCCGTTACGGTTTCCTGTTACCCATGGACGAAGCACTGGCTCAGGTAGCGATTGATTTTTCGGGTCGCCCTTGGCTGGTATGGGATGCTACTTTCAAACGGGAGAAAATTGGCGATATGCCCACGGAACTCTTCCATCACTTCTTCAAGTCCTTTACCGATACTTCACTTACTAATCTGAATATCAAGGTTGAAGGCGACAACGAGCACCATAAAATTGAGGCTATTTTCAAGGCCTGGGCCAAAGCGATCAAGATGGCCGTACGGCGGGAAATCCGGGAGCTTAATAATCTGCCCAGTACAAAAGGCGTCCTGTAA
- a CDS encoding ArsC family reductase encodes MYTLYAIPNCDTVKKARVWLADHAIAYQFHDYKKQGITRETIERWLTQKSWEELVNKAGTTWKQLAEKPADQESAIALMLEKPSVIRRPLIEAEGKIVALGFKSDLYETTFP; translated from the coding sequence ATGTATACTTTATACGCTATTCCCAATTGTGATACCGTGAAAAAGGCCCGCGTATGGTTGGCCGATCATGCCATTGCCTATCAATTCCACGATTACAAGAAACAGGGCATTACGCGAGAAACGATTGAACGCTGGCTCACGCAAAAGTCCTGGGAGGAGCTGGTCAATAAAGCCGGAACCACGTGGAAACAACTCGCCGAAAAGCCAGCTGATCAGGAATCGGCGATTGCGCTGATGCTGGAAAAACCATCCGTGATTCGTCGCCCCTTGATTGAAGCCGAAGGGAAAATCGTTGCTTTAGGTTTCAAATCGGACCTTTACGAAACTACCTTCCCGTAA
- a CDS encoding O-methyltransferase has translation MIASYLRYLFTAGNEHGLHSPFVFDLYTQVIRSREKQPVFEEIERIRAAMKACTDEIEIVDYGAGSRRTNAPRRKISTIAKNAQKTPKFSQLLYRLIAHFQPKIIFDLGTSLGITTLYEAKAAPKSKIYSFEGCPETARVAASNLHSAPQVSIVTGNLDETLKAQVEQVSQIDFAFFDANHRYEPTVRYFETCLRKAHADSVFVFDDIHWSKEMEKAWTEIQAHPSVTVTIDLFFVGLVFFRKKQPTQHFVLRF, from the coding sequence TTGATTGCTTCTTACCTTCGGTACCTGTTTACCGCCGGAAACGAACATGGATTACATTCCCCGTTCGTTTTCGATTTATATACCCAAGTCATTCGTTCCCGGGAAAAGCAGCCGGTCTTTGAAGAGATTGAACGCATTCGTGCGGCCATGAAAGCTTGTACGGATGAAATTGAAATTGTAGACTACGGTGCTGGCTCCCGCCGCACGAATGCTCCAAGGCGTAAAATCTCGACCATTGCCAAGAATGCTCAGAAAACGCCCAAATTTTCTCAGTTACTGTATCGCCTCATTGCTCACTTTCAACCCAAAATCATTTTTGATCTGGGAACGTCATTGGGCATTACGACTTTATACGAGGCTAAAGCCGCCCCGAAAAGCAAGATTTATAGTTTTGAGGGTTGCCCAGAAACCGCCCGGGTAGCTGCTAGTAATTTACATTCTGCTCCGCAGGTAAGTATTGTAACGGGTAATCTGGATGAAACGCTGAAGGCTCAGGTCGAACAAGTTTCCCAAATTGATTTTGCTTTCTTCGACGCCAATCATCGGTATGAGCCCACCGTTCGATACTTTGAAACCTGCCTGCGTAAGGCTCATGCCGATAGCGTTTTTGTCTTCGATGATATTCACTGGTCCAAGGAAATGGAAAAAGCCTGGACCGAAATCCAGGCTCATCCAAGTGTCACCGTTACGATCGACTTATTTTTTGTGGGTCTAGTATTCTTTCGAAAGAAACAACCAACCCAGCATTTTGTCCTTCGTTTTTAA
- the tsaD gene encoding tRNA (adenosine(37)-N6)-threonylcarbamoyltransferase complex transferase subunit TsaD: MVLLAIESSCDESSAAVLIDGQIRSNVVATQLIHQQYGGVVPELASRAHQQHIVSVVAEALTRAEVTKNDLNVIAFTRGPGLLGALLVGTSFAKSLALGLNIPLVDVHHMQAHVLAHFLQDPHPSFPFLCLTVSGGHTQIVLVRDYLDMEVIGETQDDAVGEAFDKTAKLLNLPYPGGPLIDKYAQTGNPDRFALPDVDTPGLNYSFSGIKTAILYFLRKETAQNPNFIEENLPDICASVQATLIRILLTKLKRAARETGIKEIAIAGGVSANSGLRRELQQTGEKLGWNVYIPNFEYCTDNAAMIGMAGHYKALRGEFCPQTVSPLPRMEW; this comes from the coding sequence ATGGTCTTACTCGCCATTGAATCTTCCTGCGATGAAAGTTCAGCTGCCGTACTGATTGATGGTCAGATTCGTTCGAACGTCGTTGCTACGCAATTAATTCATCAGCAATACGGCGGTGTAGTACCGGAGTTGGCTTCACGGGCTCACCAGCAACACATTGTCTCAGTCGTAGCCGAAGCCCTAACGCGGGCCGAAGTTACAAAAAATGACCTGAACGTCATTGCTTTTACCCGTGGTCCGGGATTACTGGGTGCCCTTTTAGTAGGCACCTCCTTTGCCAAATCACTGGCTCTGGGGTTGAACATTCCGCTGGTCGACGTGCATCACATGCAGGCCCACGTACTGGCTCATTTCCTGCAGGACCCGCACCCTTCGTTCCCCTTTTTGTGTCTAACCGTATCAGGTGGACATACGCAGATTGTACTGGTTCGGGACTACCTGGACATGGAAGTCATCGGCGAAACTCAGGATGATGCCGTTGGTGAAGCCTTCGACAAAACGGCAAAATTGCTGAATCTGCCCTACCCCGGCGGCCCTTTGATTGACAAATACGCTCAAACGGGTAATCCTGACCGCTTTGCTTTACCCGACGTAGATACACCCGGCCTGAATTATTCTTTCTCGGGTATCAAAACGGCCATCCTGTATTTTCTTAGGAAAGAAACAGCTCAGAATCCGAACTTCATCGAAGAAAACCTGCCTGACATTTGTGCCTCCGTTCAAGCCACACTCATTCGAATCTTACTGACCAAACTGAAACGGGCCGCCCGCGAAACCGGCATTAAGGAAATTGCCATTGCCGGTGGCGTTTCGGCGAACTCGGGTTTACGCAGGGAATTGCAGCAAACGGGAGAGAAACTCGGCTGGAACGTGTACATTCCTAATTTCGAGTACTGCACCGATAATGCGGCCATGATTGGAATGGCTGGGCATTATAAGGCATTACGGGGCGAGTTCTGCCCGCAGACCGTCTCACCGCTTCCCCGGATGGAATGGTAA
- a CDS encoding translocation/assembly module TamB domain-containing protein, with product MMRSLLRFTLRTLLTLALVAFIGLAIAVRFSWVTFTDAQQESLEEKLLLFGLPLLVIGVLVLIFFPRIRDWVLFHIARESPLIVRNATILITLMFGFTISLMAFLRIPVIQTKLTRYVTDWFYEQTHYPVRIGRVNYRFPDNLILEQVSIPDTLRKPMINVKRLEVNLALFKLIDSASTNIHLDQVKLVGPDVRLVVQPNGDLNIDGFINAIDRLTAPKTPRKGPPKVIPFTIGEGLVEAGEFHYDDPRKEPFKRKGTFDYNHFVIHELNGNVKNFLVFADTIAADITHLRGIDRVAQLRIHQFDTKFFFSAQQMRFENLLVHVNRSTLRKHIEFRYKRSRDLGDFNEKVRIIADLNQSVVYANDLARFASSLYQFNDRWQASGHFDGTVRDFVFNATDLRYGKQSRAAGTFAFKGLPDFETSDMDFRLSQFVTNAQDLAQYTGKTAEETIREFGTLDYQGLFAGRYNDFRAKGTLKTGLGTVVPDLSMKIADAIENSTYKGNIELVDFALGDLIKDPKLLQTIDLKGQIEGAGFDKETATVKLNTDVKQFGFQGYNYRNIRVDGALQLGLFEGKVAMKDTNLVFDLEGKADLRQKRNYFDIDGTISRAMLHPLGVSEEDMRLQSEVHVVWTGLELDQMYGVARLKNTYLTRMLEEGDRNLLIDTLYLFVPKPVSSRYISLQTDILNATVEGPFALSQALKDLPNLVEEYKIYFTELDSTRQDYYRRKAKKSSIIDRYSLDYSVDFKDARPLMAFLYPGGYLSPNTRVEGAFTMGATSVFSFNAKVDTLLVERYKFYHSEVDLNTSKYATQNDVLASAVITSQQQQIYSAAPTEDLQVEASWEKDHIAFTSRLRQQQSTNRLNLNGDIFFRPEGTDLHFRRSRVRILDQDWNVNTENRIRLTGSTIQVNDLTFRNVEQSIAINGLVSKDPLQTLSLKAQDFNLATLQPILQVNVKGTLNGELSMRDAYENINLDGNLNVDELVYKGFLIGNVTASSQWDRTNQRVNINMGVDRMNNPILNVKGTYAPEEDENSLDLVATLNRTDLQIFEPFTEDLFSEIKGQASGKLLIRGTPRDPKLGGLVDVKRGQLRFDYLGVRLAFSDTIRFRGGEIQAQMGVSDEEGNTGKIRLGMYSGGNGSYALDLKASLKNFKVLNTTSKDNKLFYGKAYVTGDVSVESVGSLDNLIVKSNATTRPGTEITIPIDNASEVSNTDYIQFVNLAIKKKVEEDLSLKRRMRSGIRMDFNFNITPDAKCILLLDRRTGDRLEAYGHSNLNLEVDTKGEFAMRGTYELEKGKYYYKYEALVSKEFAIQPNSRISWYGDPYEAYVDVKASYTKLTSLTPIMNLSNDQTASAQARRAYPVEVTISLKDRLMKPNVGFGLKIKEYPLEPQFSGSVQAFEARIANDEQELNNQVSSILFSGRLIPQNSQAFRDINVLNLLAETGTSVLSDILSKVANGVEVDINTVNVIGSNQNLADQLRARVSYNFGNGLTISRDGGFSSVYSTQNANLIGDWAAEWTVTPDARWRLKAFSRFPQNTFLQSTINQNTPTVGGSVLYTKSFNYFFPKKKVTPSAVTPTDTTRPDTTRQPARTTEAYKP from the coding sequence ATGATGCGATCGCTCCTACGTTTCACCCTTCGAACCCTGCTAACCCTGGCGTTGGTAGCTTTCATCGGGTTAGCGATAGCGGTTCGATTTTCCTGGGTGACGTTCACGGATGCCCAGCAGGAAAGTCTGGAAGAAAAACTACTCCTGTTTGGCTTACCCTTATTGGTCATTGGGGTACTCGTACTGATCTTCTTTCCCCGGATACGCGACTGGGTTTTGTTTCATATCGCCCGGGAATCCCCGCTTATCGTTCGTAACGCGACCATTTTAATCACCTTGATGTTTGGGTTTACGATTAGCCTGATGGCGTTTTTACGCATTCCGGTCATTCAAACCAAGCTGACGCGATACGTTACCGATTGGTTTTACGAGCAAACGCATTATCCGGTTCGGATTGGTCGCGTGAATTATCGTTTTCCCGATAATCTCATTCTGGAACAGGTTTCCATTCCAGATACGCTTCGTAAACCCATGATTAACGTCAAGCGGTTGGAAGTGAATCTGGCCTTATTTAAACTCATTGATTCGGCTAGCACCAACATCCACCTCGATCAGGTCAAACTGGTTGGCCCCGACGTACGATTGGTTGTACAACCCAACGGAGATTTGAATATCGACGGCTTCATCAATGCCATTGACCGGCTTACGGCTCCTAAAACGCCCCGGAAAGGCCCTCCCAAAGTGATTCCGTTCACCATTGGGGAAGGTTTGGTGGAAGCAGGGGAGTTTCACTACGATGACCCTCGCAAAGAGCCTTTTAAACGAAAAGGCACCTTTGATTACAATCACTTTGTCATTCATGAACTCAACGGTAACGTTAAAAACTTTCTGGTTTTTGCGGATACCATTGCTGCCGACATTACGCACTTACGGGGGATTGACCGCGTCGCTCAGTTGCGGATTCACCAGTTTGATACGAAGTTCTTTTTCTCCGCTCAGCAGATGCGGTTTGAAAATCTGCTCGTACACGTCAATCGTTCGACGCTGCGTAAACATATCGAATTCCGGTACAAAAGAAGCCGGGATTTAGGCGACTTTAACGAGAAGGTACGCATCATTGCCGATCTCAATCAAAGCGTCGTTTATGCCAATGACCTGGCCCGCTTTGCCTCCTCCTTATACCAGTTTAACGACCGTTGGCAGGCGTCGGGACACTTCGATGGAACCGTTCGAGATTTTGTTTTCAACGCTACTGACCTGCGTTACGGCAAGCAAAGTCGGGCGGCGGGTACGTTTGCCTTTAAAGGCTTACCCGACTTTGAGACGTCAGATATGGATTTTCGCCTGAGTCAGTTTGTAACGAACGCTCAGGATTTGGCCCAGTATACGGGGAAAACCGCCGAAGAAACCATTAGAGAGTTTGGTACGCTGGATTATCAGGGACTTTTTGCGGGCCGCTACAATGATTTTCGGGCGAAGGGAACCCTGAAAACCGGGCTCGGTACGGTCGTGCCGGATCTGAGTATGAAGATTGCCGATGCCATCGAAAATTCAACGTACAAAGGAAATATCGAACTCGTTGATTTTGCTCTGGGAGATCTGATCAAAGATCCCAAACTGCTACAAACAATTGATTTAAAGGGACAGATTGAAGGGGCCGGATTCGACAAAGAAACGGCCACGGTCAAGCTTAATACGGACGTAAAACAGTTCGGATTTCAAGGGTATAACTACCGAAATATCCGCGTGGACGGAGCCTTGCAACTTGGGTTGTTTGAGGGAAAAGTAGCCATGAAGGATACTAATCTAGTATTCGATCTGGAAGGGAAAGCCGACCTGCGTCAGAAACGCAACTACTTCGATATTGACGGAACCATCAGCCGGGCCATGTTGCATCCGCTGGGGGTATCCGAAGAAGATATGCGGTTACAATCGGAAGTACACGTGGTCTGGACGGGGCTTGAGCTGGATCAGATGTACGGCGTCGCCCGCCTGAAAAATACGTATCTGACTCGGATGCTCGAAGAAGGCGATCGCAACCTGCTCATTGATACGCTGTATCTATTCGTACCCAAGCCCGTAAGCAGTCGGTATATCTCCCTGCAAACGGATATTCTGAATGCCACCGTCGAAGGCCCCTTTGCCCTGTCGCAAGCCCTGAAAGACTTACCCAATCTAGTCGAAGAGTACAAAATTTACTTCACAGAACTGGACTCCACCCGGCAGGACTATTACCGCCGCAAAGCCAAAAAGTCGTCCATCATCGACCGCTACAGTCTGGATTACTCCGTTGACTTTAAAGACGCTCGGCCGCTGATGGCTTTTCTGTATCCCGGCGGCTATCTTTCGCCAAATACGCGGGTAGAAGGAGCCTTTACGATGGGAGCGACGTCGGTATTCTCATTCAATGCCAAAGTTGATACCTTACTCGTGGAGAGATATAAGTTCTACCACTCCGAAGTAGACCTCAACACGTCCAAATACGCCACTCAGAACGACGTACTGGCTTCGGCGGTCATTACGTCCCAACAGCAGCAAATCTACTCGGCGGCTCCAACGGAAGATTTACAGGTCGAAGCTTCCTGGGAAAAAGATCACATTGCCTTCACCAGCCGCCTTCGGCAGCAGCAAAGTACCAACCGGCTTAACCTGAACGGGGATATTTTTTTCCGTCCGGAAGGGACCGACCTGCATTTTCGCCGCTCCCGGGTCCGGATTCTGGATCAGGACTGGAACGTGAATACAGAGAACCGGATTCGGCTGACGGGTTCAACTATTCAGGTCAATGATCTGACCTTCCGCAATGTGGAGCAGTCAATTGCCATTAACGGCCTGGTTTCCAAGGATCCACTACAAACCCTTTCCCTCAAGGCCCAGGACTTTAACCTGGCTACGCTCCAACCGATTTTACAGGTAAACGTGAAAGGGACGCTCAATGGAGAATTATCCATGCGGGATGCCTACGAAAACATTAATCTGGACGGTAACCTGAACGTAGATGAACTCGTCTACAAAGGTTTTCTGATTGGCAACGTAACGGCTTCGTCGCAGTGGGACCGTACCAATCAGCGGGTGAATATCAACATGGGCGTTGATCGGATGAATAACCCGATTCTGAACGTAAAAGGAACGTACGCTCCCGAAGAGGATGAAAATTCGCTTGACCTTGTTGCAACGTTGAACCGGACCGATTTACAGATTTTTGAACCGTTTACGGAAGACCTTTTCTCAGAAATCAAAGGGCAGGCCAGCGGTAAATTACTGATTCGCGGTACGCCCCGTGATCCGAAGCTAGGGGGCCTGGTAGACGTAAAACGCGGGCAACTTCGCTTTGATTATCTGGGTGTACGACTGGCGTTCTCCGATACGATTCGTTTCCGGGGGGGTGAAATTCAGGCCCAGATGGGCGTAAGCGATGAAGAAGGCAATACGGGTAAGATCCGGCTGGGCATGTATTCGGGTGGTAATGGTAGTTATGCCCTGGATTTGAAAGCAAGCCTGAAAAACTTCAAGGTACTCAATACGACCAGCAAGGATAATAAACTCTTCTACGGCAAAGCCTACGTAACGGGTGATGTGAGCGTGGAAAGTGTGGGTTCACTGGATAATTTGATTGTTAAATCTAACGCAACCACCCGGCCCGGTACCGAAATTACGATTCCGATTGATAATGCTTCGGAGGTGAGCAATACGGATTACATTCAGTTTGTGAATCTGGCCATCAAGAAAAAAGTCGAAGAGGATCTGAGCCTGAAGCGTCGGATGCGTTCGGGCATTCGAATGGACTTCAATTTCAACATTACACCCGATGCCAAATGTATTCTGCTACTTGATCGTAGAACGGGGGACCGGCTGGAGGCTTACGGACACAGTAACCTGAATCTGGAAGTGGATACGAAAGGCGAATTCGCCATGCGGGGGACGTATGAGCTGGAAAAAGGCAAGTACTATTACAAATACGAAGCCTTGGTTTCCAAGGAATTTGCCATTCAGCCCAACAGTCGCATTAGCTGGTACGGCGATCCCTATGAAGCATACGTGGACGTCAAAGCTTCGTATACGAAGCTCACCTCACTAACGCCCATCATGAACCTGAGCAATGATCAGACCGCTTCGGCTCAGGCCCGGCGGGCATATCCGGTGGAGGTGACGATTAGTTTGAAAGATCGGCTCATGAAGCCAAATGTAGGCTTTGGGTTGAAAATTAAAGAGTATCCCCTAGAACCGCAGTTCTCCGGTTCAGTACAGGCTTTTGAAGCCCGCATTGCCAATGATGAGCAGGAGCTAAACAATCAGGTGAGTAGTATCCTGTTTTCGGGGCGACTGATCCCGCAAAACTCGCAGGCCTTCCGCGATATTAATGTACTGAATTTGCTGGCGGAAACGGGTACCAGCGTGCTGAGTGACATCCTTTCCAAAGTGGCTAATGGCGTGGAAGTGGATATCAATACCGTGAACGTGATTGGCTCGAATCAAAACCTGGCCGATCAGCTTCGGGCTCGCGTATCGTATAATTTCGGGAATGGATTGACGATTAGTCGGGACGGGGGCTTTTCATCGGTGTACAGTACACAAAATGCGAACCTGATTGGTGACTGGGCCGCCGAATGGACCGTAACGCCCGACGCCCGCTGGCGACTGAAAGCCTTTAGCCGTTTCCCGCAAAACACATTCCTGCAAAGCACCATCAACCAGAATACGCCGACGGTAGGGGGAAGTGTATTGTATACGAAAAGCTTCAACTATTTCTTCCCGAAGAAAAAAGTAACACCGTCCGCCGTTACTCCAACGGATACGACCCGACCCGATACTACTCGGCAACCCGCCCGTACGACGGAAGCCTATAAGCCCTGA
- a CDS encoding DEAD/DEAH box helicase yields the protein MENQILFADLGLSDEVMQAVTEMGFVAPSPIQAESIPHLLEGRDVIGQAQTGTGKTAAFGIPLIDIIDPNEKVVQSLILCPTRELAVQVSEELRRLAKFKRGVWITAIYGGDSYERQNRDLRKGCQIVVGTPGRVMDHIERGSLRLDHVKYMVLDEADEMLDMGFREDIESVLADCPEDRQTVFFSATMPKPIMDLTKRYQKNPQLVKVTKNEVTNANIEQSWYAVRPDAKFEAMCRLIDFHQIKLMLVFSNQKARVDEIVEQFQMRGYAAEGLHGDMRQAARTQVMSKFRGGTTQILVATDVAARGIDVDDVEAVFNYDVPMDSEYYVHRIGRTGRAGKSGKAFTLAAGAEKYRIRDIQNYTKVEITRGKLPTFADVFAIKKTRFIERVQQTIEEGTSEFYADVLSTLEEAGYEPNAIVSALAQLNLGGVKTTEDNLEEQPRNKFEGRDARGGDRNGRFGDRRGNERFGDRKGSFGERNGNTRDRVDREGKPFRRGADAGMVRLFINIGKNFKITPSHIVGAITGETGLPGKVIGQIDLFDSYSFVDVPKEHQQTILSALDGNTIKGKRVNVEVAKG from the coding sequence ATGGAGAATCAAATTTTATTTGCTGACCTCGGTCTTTCTGACGAGGTGATGCAAGCCGTCACGGAAATGGGTTTCGTGGCACCCTCGCCTATTCAGGCCGAGTCTATTCCTCATCTGCTGGAAGGCCGTGACGTCATTGGCCAAGCTCAAACCGGTACCGGTAAAACAGCTGCTTTCGGTATTCCTTTAATCGACATTATTGATCCGAACGAGAAAGTCGTTCAATCCCTGATTCTGTGCCCTACGCGTGAATTAGCCGTACAAGTTTCTGAAGAACTTCGTCGCTTGGCTAAATTCAAAAGAGGCGTTTGGATTACTGCCATTTACGGTGGCGATAGCTACGAGCGTCAGAACCGCGATTTACGCAAAGGCTGCCAGATCGTAGTAGGTACGCCGGGTCGGGTAATGGACCACATCGAACGTGGTTCCCTGCGTCTGGATCATGTGAAATACATGGTACTGGATGAGGCTGACGAAATGCTGGACATGGGCTTCCGGGAAGACATTGAAAGTGTACTGGCCGACTGCCCCGAAGATCGCCAAACGGTATTCTTCTCGGCTACGATGCCGAAACCAATTATGGATCTGACCAAACGGTATCAGAAAAACCCACAATTGGTAAAAGTTACGAAAAACGAAGTTACCAATGCCAATATCGAACAAAGCTGGTACGCGGTGCGTCCCGATGCGAAGTTCGAAGCCATGTGCCGTCTGATCGACTTCCACCAGATCAAATTAATGCTGGTGTTTAGTAATCAGAAAGCTCGGGTCGATGAAATCGTTGAGCAATTCCAGATGCGTGGTTACGCAGCGGAAGGTCTGCACGGCGATATGCGTCAGGCCGCTCGTACGCAGGTAATGAGTAAATTCCGCGGAGGTACTACGCAAATTCTGGTTGCTACGGATGTAGCGGCTCGTGGTATCGACGTAGACGACGTAGAAGCCGTTTTCAACTACGATGTACCGATGGATTCGGAATACTACGTACACCGGATTGGTCGTACGGGTCGTGCTGGTAAATCAGGTAAAGCATTTACACTGGCTGCTGGAGCGGAAAAATACCGTATTCGTGACATTCAGAACTATACGAAAGTAGAAATTACCCGGGGTAAGCTACCTACGTTTGCGGATGTTTTCGCGATCAAGAAAACTCGCTTCATTGAACGCGTACAGCAAACCATCGAAGAAGGTACGTCTGAATTTTACGCTGATGTACTGAGCACGCTGGAAGAAGCTGGCTACGAACCAAATGCTATCGTTTCTGCCTTAGCTCAACTCAACCTGGGTGGTGTAAAAACAACCGAGGATAACTTGGAAGAACAACCCCGTAACAAATTCGAAGGCCGTGATGCTCGCGGTGGAGACCGGAATGGTCGCTTTGGAGATCGTCGCGGTAATGAACGTTTCGGAGATCGTAAAGGAAGCTTCGGCGAACGTAATGGAAACACCCGTGACCGTGTGGATCGTGAAGGCAAACCCTTCCGCCGTGGTGCTGATGCCGGAATGGTTCGTCTGTTCATTAACATTGGTAAGAATTTCAAAATTACGCCTAGCCACATTGTAGGAGCCATTACGGGCGAAACGGGTCTGCCGGGTAAAGTCATCGGTCAGATCGACTTGTTCGATAGCTACTCTTTTGTGGACGTTCCTAAAGAACACCAACAAACGATCCTGAGTGCACTCGATGGTAACACCATCAAAGGCAAGCGGGTGAATGTGGAAGTGGCAAAAGGATAA
- a CDS encoding outer membrane beta-barrel protein — translation MKAIRLYASLALVAVLASFSFNSFAQVGFTLHGTAAAPNLDNAQVKPGVGAGLKVFLGPNVAVGAAAKYIAIAYDYNQSAGDNLENKGSLVPLTGTLDIFLTSGVVRPYIGAEAGVYLRTTKVNLAGAEIYKSTDTRFGAAPKVGLAFALGGVGLFAEGSYNFIFGNKDGSTTAGNVNNIRWENPSKLWAVNVGVTFGFPRTNN, via the coding sequence ATGAAAGCAATTCGTTTATATGCAAGTTTGGCTCTGGTAGCTGTACTGGCTTCCTTCAGCTTTAATTCATTCGCTCAAGTAGGTTTCACGTTACACGGTACGGCCGCAGCCCCCAATTTAGACAATGCTCAAGTTAAACCGGGTGTAGGTGCTGGCTTGAAAGTATTCTTAGGCCCCAACGTTGCTGTAGGTGCAGCCGCTAAATACATCGCTATTGCTTATGACTATAATCAGTCTGCCGGAGACAACCTGGAAAACAAAGGCTCGTTGGTTCCATTGACGGGTACCTTGGACATCTTCCTGACGAGTGGTGTCGTTCGTCCTTACATTGGAGCTGAAGCAGGGGTGTATCTGCGTACGACGAAAGTAAATCTGGCCGGTGCTGAAATTTACAAGTCTACGGATACGCGATTTGGAGCCGCTCCTAAAGTAGGTTTGGCTTTTGCTCTGGGTGGCGTAGGTCTGTTTGCTGAAGGTAGCTATAACTTCATTTTTGGCAACAAAGATGGCAGTACGACTGCGGGTAATGTAAACAACATTCGTTGGGAAAACCCCAGCAAACTATGGGCAGTTAACGTAGGTGTGACGTTCGGATTTCCCCGTACGAACAACTAA
- the apaG gene encoding Co2+/Mg2+ efflux protein ApaG gives MVTAITEGIKVSVITEFISDHSNASLQHFVFTYRVRIENQSDHTIRLRRRHWFIYDSNGVTREVEGEGVIGQQPILEPGQVHEYVSGSNLQTTMGKMAGSYLMERMYDGREFLVQIPEFLLIVPYKLN, from the coding sequence ATGGTAACGGCCATCACGGAAGGCATCAAAGTTAGTGTGATTACGGAATTCATTTCCGATCATTCCAATGCTTCCCTGCAGCATTTTGTATTTACGTATCGCGTGCGTATCGAAAACCAGTCGGATCATACGATTCGGTTGCGTCGCCGCCATTGGTTCATTTACGACTCCAATGGCGTAACCCGCGAAGTAGAAGGGGAGGGCGTTATTGGCCAGCAACCTATACTCGAACCCGGCCAGGTGCACGAGTACGTATCCGGTAGTAACCTGCAAACCACCATGGGCAAAATGGCGGGTAGTTACTTGATGGAACGAATGTACGATGGTCGCGAGTTTCTGGTTCAGATTCCAGAGTTCTTGCTGATTGTACCCTACAAGCTCAACTAA